The Strix aluco isolate bStrAlu1 chromosome 23, bStrAlu1.hap1, whole genome shotgun sequence DNA window TAGATCTAAAAGCATCCTTCAGCTTTAAGCAcagggattttttcccccccaaaactAACTGCACTGTATTTCAAGGACAGTGCACTAAGCTCAAGAAACCTGTATTTTACTTCTGGCTTGCTACTGACCTGCAGGCTGATATTGGAAAAGTTTCTTCCTCTCTATGTGTTTCAGTTTCCCAATCTGAAAAACGAAGGTAATTATACTGACCTCTTTTCTGAATTGCTTTGAGAGCAACTCAAAGGAGAGGCTATTTATGGGCTAGATGGTATTTCAAAGGTAAGAAAACCCCAAAATGGACCATCAGTTTACCCACCGGGTTTCCAAGATCTACCCAGGACTAGCTAAACAATTCTCAGTGTATCTTATCTTTGCCACCAGGGGATGTGACATTACTCTCATGTTTCTAAAGAGAAACCAAAGCACAGACAAGATAATTGACTCATCCAAGTACCAATGAATCATTCTGTGAAAACAACTGTGAGATCTCTCAAGCTCTTGGCTTCTAAATCTCAGCTCAGCACAAGATATAATTAGGTCAATGATACCACAGAGGTGTCactgcagggaaaggagaagagcttTGAGATTTCCCTCTCCCACACCCTTTTTACCTGTGGTTAGAACCTGCTGTTTCTTTCTACAAGACTGTAGCAAATAATTTCACATACCCTACCTTGTCAATCATGTGCAAAGATTGTTGTCACACACATTCTGACACCACACCCTTTCCTTCTATCAACATATTGCCTATGGTACTGAAGGCTTGAGTCCTGTAGCATGTAAAGAGGAACTATTTATCTAAAAGAAGCACAGACATTTGTGGCAAGCAGTATTAACACGAAAACACCATTTTGTTCTTGTGACAGAtttgctggaggagggagctaTTTACAACAGTActctcaaaagcaaaagaaaatatcatCTTCCAGTGAGAGATATTTTGCTTATCAACATGCACATTGTCTATTCATGAAAGTGAGATGTCATACTAGCAACTGGATCCATGGTCCCAGATCCAGGCAGTTTGAACATTCTCCAGCTCCTGAAATAAAAACTTCAACATTCTACTTCTGACATTCTTCTGACATTCTACTCActatcattttctctttcttttggaaTTCAGGATGACCACAAACTCAGCGCTTCAGAGCTGGAGGAAAAGTATGGTACAAGCATCAACAAAGTAAGTCTGTAGGGCATCATTAAGACACTGCCTGAATCAGTTGCCTTACTTTGCCTCCGGCTTATCCAAAGCTTCCTAGAGGCAGTAGGAAAGCATTCAAATCAACAGACTCACACAGAGATGTATGTGTGGATGTACGCATGCACGAGTATGAGGCACTAACTCCCAAAAAAGCCTAAACGAGCAAGTCTATGTGCAGCACTGACCTGGATTTAAACTCGAGTTTCTCTCAAGTCTGAAGAAGTCTGATCTACTGTTTGGAAATCAAAAGCCTTGCACAAAACATGACCTCAAAGTTGGCACCAGGACCTCAGTTTTTCTAAAGTTTTTATCTGGTATTTGATTTCACTACCATTACTTTTTCACTAGCAGTATCTGTAACAATTTATAGCAAGAGTGCacactggaaattattttatcTTGAAGGAAACACTAGATTTGAGAAACTATACACCTGAGTCCCTTTGACACCTAACAATCGAATGAATATCAGCCTTGCAACGTGGCCAGAGTACATACAAGAATTTCAAGAAACCCATGAACTACAAATGTCTTGGTGGAaatacagaaacagcagcaaaagaaCTGATGTCTGGTTTTCCCCAGCTTTCCAAACACTTAGTACAGGTATATGCATGAAAACTCCTAAAGGACACAGCCCCAAATTCAATGCTCCAGTAAAGAAATATCTGTTTCTTCACAGCAGATAATTAATAGTAGCCACTCTGAAATCAGAACGTCTGGATTACTGCAGCCTATCTGTGACACAAACAATATTTAAGGAAAACCAGCATGTGAAGTTTGTTCTGAGTTGAgataaaaatctggttttctgtgacttcattttaaaaatgtcatttacttTTGCAGGGTCTCTCTAGTGCAAGAGCAGCAGAGATTTTAGCTCGGGATGGTCCcaactcactcactcctcccaaAGCCACCCCTGAAATTGTTAAGTTCCTCAAGCAGATGGTGGGAGGGTTTTCCATCCTCTTATGGATAGGAGCTGTCTTCTCCTGGATTTCATTTGGCATTCAGCTTGCCCAGGGAGCTGAATCACCCTTCGACAACGTAAGTAGTTGAATAACCACAAAATGAGTATTTGACCCTTTGACAACCTAAGTAATTTACGTACTACTTCACAGTTATTCAGTAACTACAAGGagactttttattctttcaggaCTCTCCCTCTACGACTGAATATTTCTGATAAATGCTCAAATACCTGACATACCACTTCCACCGCAGAGTGCCTATCCAAAGGTTTTATAACCACTACCCATGATCATAATACTTGAGTACTCATAAGAGCAATACTAAAGTCCACAAAGGACTCCAGAGTTGTTGACTCCAATTCCCTTATGAGTTACACTCTGCTAGGAATATAATTTTTGGGTTTGTGTCAGGTATAGATTAGAGAAGGCTTTTAGAGACCTGGGAAATTTACTATTAAAAGCCCTTTTCATACTCAAAAAACTTGATCATTAGCAGGGCAAAACTTGAAAGTTCCTTTCTTAAACTGTGTTTTAATCTGACCAATACCTCATTTTAAGAGTCTCCTGAAACAACATAGAACTATGATTTATTCTAGCAGAGGAATTGCTGGACACTTGTCTTAAATTAACCAGATTATGTCTTTTATTGATTAGCTCTACCTTGGAGTAGTCCTGGCACTGGTTGTCATCCTCACTGGTATCTTCGCTTACTATCAAGAAGCTAAAAGCACAAACATCATGGCCAGCTTCAGTAAAATGATTCCACAGGTGGGAATAACCAATGCATTTCATTTGAGATAAAAGTTCACTCTAATAACGCACCTCAAAACGACAAAAGCACGATAAGCTCAACTGGAATGTATCTCCTGGTAGGAGGTTTAAAGGATGGCACAATGCCAATTTTTGTCACACTTATGTCTTTCAGCAAGCTCTTGTCATCAGAGACGCAGAAAAGAAGGAACTGCCAGCAGACCAGCTGGTGGTTGGAGACATCGTGGAAATAAAGGGTGGAGATAGGATCCCAGCAGACATTCGTCTGATCTTTACTCAGGGTTGCAAGGTAAACAGTACTTTGAAGAGCatggggaaagaggaaaaacatggTTTAGAGACTTTTATTACATATAAAGAATTTCTGCACCCCCAATATGAGTTATAAGAGCTTTAATTAGACATAATCTAACTAAATCATAGAGCACAGAAGCTATACTGTGATGCTCAGCTCATCTAGGACTAACATCTCCACTCCCTAAACATCAAAAGGAGCCATTAGGTCCACATCATGTTCTAGCAATGCTCTTTACCAGGACAGAGGCAGAAATACCAACATGGTATTACGTTTCCATGGATCTGGAGGCAGATCTTCAAACCACTTTTTCGTTCAGGCTGCTACTGAAAAATCCCAccgacacacacacaccactgactGAACTAAATTCCCAATAGATTCTCTCAGTGACAACAGCAACCCTCTTGGAGAAAAGGCAGAGATTACGGCCCTGTCACTGGTTGTTAAACGTGCTGCCATCTTCCCTTCTGGGCTAGACATAACTGCGTGTTACTAACTTTAATATGGGCATGTCTCCGTTTCATTAAAGGTGGACAATTCTTCACTCACAGGGGAATCAGAACCACAGTCCCGTTCCTGTGACTTCACCCATGAGAACCCCTTGGAGACCAGGAACATTGCATTCTACTCCACCACCTGTGTGGAAGGTGCGTACACAGAGAAGGGCCTCCAGAAATGTCACCTGCACAGGGTGCTACATAAGACTTCTAACTCATTTTAAGCCATCCTGCTTCAAGGAATTCCAGAAAGGTTTAATTGCTCACAAGAAACTATTGTCCCAAGCACACCAAAATACAGCCCTAAGCACCAGGCTGGCCATACTTGGTATCAACCGGCGAGACGTTTGTTTTAACGCCTGGCCTggttacaggagcaacaatcaaATAATTGCAGTTTCCTTGTGGTCTTTCCATCACTATCTCTAGGAATGTCAAGTTGCAGATGCCTCTAAGTACTTGTGGATGCTTCCGTGCAAGGGCTCTGCACACATAAACACAGTGTTCCTATTCTCAGCGCTTAAAGGTGTGTGTGTCATACCTGACAAACTATCTGCTACGAGACTGTACAGTGCCCAGGATAACACTACATTCCTACTGCAATGCAATCAAAAAAGACTCTAAGTAATGAAAATAGCTTCCTTTCCCTTCACCTAAGGGGAAGAATGTAATTCTGGGATGAAGTCTCAGTCACATTAAGGCTGAGAAGGGTCTTCAACAATCAGTGCAGAAGACAGGAGTGGTCTCTCCTGGAGCTGACAGTCTTTCATTCCTTTGCAGGCACCGCTACTGGCATTGTAATCAACACCGGGGATCGCACTGTCATCGGGCGGATTGCCTCTCTCACGTCGGGAGTAGGAAATGAGAAAACACCCATTGCTATTGAGATAGAACATTTTGTCTACCTGGTGGCAGGAGTGGCCATTTCCATTGGTGTTCTCTTCTTCATTATATCTGTTTCTATGCGATACAAGATTCTGGACTCCATCATCTTTCTAATTGGCATCATTGTGGCAAATGTGCCAGAGGGACTGCTAGCCACAGTAACGGTAAGTCTATGTTTGAATTCACTGGTTGCCACTGCACTCCTGCAGTCATTACCACGGTTCATCACTCATAAGTTCATTACAGTGCAACGCTAACCAATGAAGGACAGATGAGCTATTAAGTGACTTGGCCAAGTTGAGTTTGAAATAGGGGTGGTGTTCTCCATGAAACTGAAAGCATAAAGATTTCATCTGGGAATTCCGGCATAACTGagctattaattttaaaagctgcagcaCAACAATCCAGTTTGAAATAAGGTTCTTCAAGTACCGTTCTCCCTCAATTGCTAACCAGTGGAATGATGTGACTCATTTCCCCACAACCTGTTCCTATCTGGAAATGAGGATATTGTACCCTAAAAGTCATATGAAAATTCCACTTACTAACACCTATAAGGTATCACTAAAATATTTGGCTGAGAAACAGCACACCTGCTAAGCACTGTTAGCTCTAAAGTACATCAACAACAAACAACCAGCAGTACTGCAATAATGAAGAGAATCATTTCAGGACTCATTAAGTTGGTGATTAGGACCTGCCCCCCACCACTGTAGGTTCTTCCATCTAAAACAGCCTCTTAACTGATATATCATTCTTATTCCTAGCAGCAGGCAAGTAGGTTCCTCTCAGCAGCAAGTGTACTTGTGCTAGTTACAGTCAAACCTCTAACCTTAATAATgctattaaaaaagacaaaaaaaatgcactgcagtCAACCAAaagataaattttttaaaatgttctcttccTAAAAAATCCAACACAAAAAGCCTAGCAGAAATATGTAACCTCGTTGCATCATTCTGTAACTGTACCTCACTTACAGCGAGCTGAACTTCTTTACTTCTGCCAGGTGGCCCTGTCTCTGACAGCCAAGCGGATGGCAAAGAAGAACTGTTTGGTGAAGAACTTGGAAGCTGTAGAAACACTCGGTTCTACCTCCATCATCTGTTCCGACAAGACAGGGACCCTCACACAAAACAGGATGACTGTTGCTCACCTCTGGTTTGATAATCAGATCTACTCAGCTGACACCAGCGAAGATCAAACAAGTAAATATGGCAATGGGGGATCTGGGAAGGGGCAACTACTTGGATTGAACCTGTGATGTTTCATACCTACCAGCTGTCAAACTGCTGTCAATGCGAATGTCTTTTGATAGCTGAACCAGAAATGTTGTCCTTCCACTAAGTGTAGTGTGCAACAGCAAAGTCCCTTCTTAGCCAGGTagagatgagaaaaagagaattaaTATTTGAACTCCACTCACAAAAAGTTAAGTCTGAAGGAAGTTCTAATCCTTTTGCCAACAGTAAATTTAGTAGGGAAATAAACAGAGAAACATCATCTAGGCAACTTTGCCAGAACTGCTAACCGACGGATGTAGAGGTTTGCATCGAATTGTTTTTCCATAACAGAACCTCTCAAAAGAACGATTTCCTTCTGCAAATAATTCAATCCTGTTGTTTCAAACTTAAGCTTCTACTTCTATCACATCATATGCTAAAGGATGCAATGTGTAAATGTGTATTTTGCTTCCTCTTAGCCCAGCCTTTTGATCAAAGTTCTCCATCATGGACAGCATTATCAAAAATTGTAACTCTCTGCAACCGGGCGGAATTCAGACCAGGACAGGAGAATCTCCCAATAATGAAGGTACTGCCTGCTTCACATCGGcttatttctcttcctctgagagaaaaatacatgGGAGTTGTTCTGTTTGACTTTAGTAATCTCCATTTTACCATGCCAATCTTCTAAGTTACTGTTTATAGTAGTATTACTGCTATACACTCACAAAAGGTACAAGATCACTCAGTTTAAAACCCCCACAGCCAAGAGCATCTATCCCTACAAGGAAGAAGGCAATTCAAGTGGCAAGAATTACTACACTAGTAATTGCTACACTATTAATTTAATATAGCAAAATAGAAAAGGTAAACATGCCTTTACACATGACTGCTGAAGGTAGTAAATTCTGGTGACCAGAATACCAGGCGAAATCCCTGATATCTACTGTTTACTCCATCGATGCCTTTCTCGGTCATTTGATTCTGTGCTTCAGTTAGCTCCCCCGTACATGCCTGCCGCTACCCTAGAACTGCATTAAAAGCCACCACACAAACCTGAAAGTGATCACAAATCttgtgctttcacagaatcaaacACTAATTTTGTCTCTTTGCTGTAGCTTAGTTCTAGCAGCAAGTGCAAAACAGATGTCCTACATTTTTACTGTAAtaattttccaggacaacctgaaTATAGCAATATAGAGTATTAATATGCTGCTTAAGCATATGACATGTTATAGAATCATGCAAACTCTCCTGATGGAGGTGCAGAAGTATGTGTGCTATAAACCGTTTCTTCTTCTGTGCATACAGAGAGTTGTAGTAGGTGATGCCTCtgaaacagctctgctgaagttTGCAGAAGTCATTTTGGGTGACGTTATGAGTATTAGAGCACGGAACAGGAAAGTGGCTGAAATTCCTTTCAACTCTACCAACAAATTCCAGGTGTGTTTCATTTTTGGAAATTATGCCAGATTGTTTCCAACTTAAACTGTTTCTATCACTGGGTTTAATGCAACTATTTGTGAGCAAGAAATCTTAATGGGGTAAATTCAATGACAGAGGAAATTTAAGCTATTATAAATATAGTTCATTCCATTTGATGGAATGTATGATATCTTCaagcaaaagaagaaacattACTTCCATGCAAAGGgacaaaaaccagaaacaaatgaGGATCATGTATGctctttcaaataatttcatatttgtgGCACACAGCTTTCCATTCATGAGACTGATGATCCCAACGACAAACGCTTTCTGCTGGTGATGAAAGGTGCCCCAGAGAGGATTTTAGAGAGATGTAGCACCATCATGATCAACGGCAAAGAAGAACCACTGGACAGTGAAAAGGCAGAAGCTTTCCAAACAGCATACATGGAGCTGGGGGGCTTGGGAGAGAGAGTGCTGGGTGAGTCCAACTAGAGGGGCTATCGGGGAACTGTGGTGTAAAATGGCGTTTTAAATCCTGGTACAATCCAGCGTGTCTGGCCATTATTCCTCCTGCAGTAGAGGGAAAAAGGGGAAGTGTACAGCCTCCTTAGCAGAGCATGAAAACCACATTGATGTGCTGTGGCAGGGATGTCCTTACTGCTCTATACTGATGTTGATCTGCCACACCGAGCAGCCAAAAACCCCCTAAGTAACCCACAAAGGAAAACACTCTTCCCTGCTGGCAGTATCACTAACTTTGCCACAAGAAACACTGACTCTCTGTGAACTTTGATGTGAAGGTTACAGtggcaggttaaaaaaaatccttcatgaAAAGCTAATGGTTAAATACACTGGAGTTCTATGGACAAGAGCAAAACCTGATGCTATATAGCAAggtctcctctttctccctctatTTCCTGTACACACATCAACCTAAGTTTCTTTTCAGGTTTCTGTCATTTGTACCTGCCTGAAGATGAGTTTCCAGACACCTATCCATTTGACACAGATTCCATGAACTTCCCAACCTCCAACCTGTGCTTTGTTGGGCTCTTATCTATGATTGACCCACCTCGTTCCACAGTGCCAGACGCTGTCTCAAAATGCCGCAGTGCTGGGATCAAGGTAGGGATTTTACAACGAAAAATACAGTGATTCTACAGAAAGACTCATGATAATATAACCTTTAAGATCTTGCACCATGTTGTCATTAAGTATCTTTCTACCAACAACTCCAAAAATCTAAATGTTCATTCATACCATTCTACAATTGTAACTTAAAGGAAGTAATTGAAGGTCCCGAGAGGCAAACCAGTTTAATTTAAGTGGGAATCGGACTATAGGAAGTGCATAGAACCCCAGGACTAGAAATCCTAATTTGGAAAAGCTCAGATACTGTCTCATCAGATCCATTTCTAGAATATAGAAACAACACCAGCTAGAATTACTTACTTGTAAGCAGAGTAAGGTAACAGAAACAGTTCTTGAGAAGGCATTAGGATACAGGGCTACACCTGTTATAAACTTCCATGCACAGGAATCACTAATCTCAAAACTGTTTAAGTTGAAGCTGAAGCATTAATTCTCCTAATTTCATTCCCAGGGGACCCACAAGTAAACTGTCAGCTCTAGGCAGAGAGGCAATCTAGTTACATAAAGGAAATCAGTATTCGGAATTACTGATCTTAGATGAGATGAACCCCAAGTCCCAACCCCGATGAAATTTTCTGTAGTCTGAAGACGGATCTGGCAATTGGCaacttttcttcaagaaaaacaaggaaaaaaaactgtgTTTTATCTGTCAGGCCACCTTAGTCACAAGGATCCATTTTAAGATGCAACATTCTAACAAGCTCTCACCTTTAAGCATACCCAATATAAATTCTTATATAAAGGCTTCTTTATTCTGCATTATTCTAATGTGGCTGCCTGGGACAAGTTCTTCCTTTACAGCCCTGATAAAATAGCACCCGTAGCAAGAGGTAGAGACCAGATGTCAATATAAAGCCAAGTAATTAATAGTCATAATCTGTCATTATTACGTACATAGCACAGCTTTCCACGTTCGGATTCTAAACCGCTTCCTTATCTGCCACAATAGCTATTTCCCCTTATCTCACGCCAGCCATTGCATATACATTTGTCACTCTGGCTGAATGCTTGTGCCTTCCTCAGGTTATCATGGTCACTGGCGACCATCCAATCACAGCCAAGGCCATTGCCAAGAGCGTAGGCATCATTTCAGCCACCAGCGAGACCGTGGAGGATATTGCTAAGCGCCTCAACATTCCTGTTGAGCAAGTCAATAGAAGGTAAGAGCA harbors:
- the ATP12A gene encoding potassium-transporting ATPase alpha chain 2 — translated: MVKKKSDIYSVEICGTKDLEKTDIGDEEEKYKDLKGNKKKKKAEDLKKEVELDDHKLSASELEEKYGTSINKGLSSARAAEILARDGPNSLTPPKATPEIVKFLKQMVGGFSILLWIGAVFSWISFGIQLAQGAESPFDNLYLGVVLALVVILTGIFAYYQEAKSTNIMASFSKMIPQQALVIRDAEKKELPADQLVVGDIVEIKGGDRIPADIRLIFTQGCKVDNSSLTGESEPQSRSCDFTHENPLETRNIAFYSTTCVEGTATGIVINTGDRTVIGRIASLTSGVGNEKTPIAIEIEHFVYLVAGVAISIGVLFFIISVSMRYKILDSIIFLIGIIVANVPEGLLATVTVALSLTAKRMAKKNCLVKNLEAVETLGSTSIICSDKTGTLTQNRMTVAHLWFDNQIYSADTSEDQTTQPFDQSSPSWTALSKIVTLCNRAEFRPGQENLPIMKRVVVGDASETALLKFAEVILGDVMSIRARNRKVAEIPFNSTNKFQLSIHETDDPNDKRFLLVMKGAPERILERCSTIMINGKEEPLDSEKAEAFQTAYMELGGLGERVLGFCHLYLPEDEFPDTYPFDTDSMNFPTSNLCFVGLLSMIDPPRSTVPDAVSKCRSAGIKVIMVTGDHPITAKAIAKSVGIISATSETVEDIAKRLNIPVEQVNRREATAAVVNGMELKDMSLQQLDEILCNHSEIVFARTSPQQKLIIVEGCQRQGAVVAVTGDGVNDSPALKKADIGIAMGIAGSDAAKNAADMVLLDDNFASIVTGVEEGRLIFDNLKKTIAYTLTKNIAELCPFLIYIIASIPMPIGTITILFIDLGTDIIPSVALAYEKAESDIMNRRPRNKRKDRLVNEQLAVYSYLQIGIMQSVGAFITYFTVYAEQGFLPSTLLGVRVDWENNAINDFEDSYGQEWTKHQRMYLQWTGYTAFFVSITIQQVADLIIRKTRRNSIFQQGLFRNKVIWVGIFSQIGIALILTYGLGHVTALNFTPLRFQYWFVAVPFAILIWVYDEVRKLFIRRYPGSWWDKNMYY